In Cryptomeria japonica chromosome 5, Sugi_1.0, whole genome shotgun sequence, the genomic window CCTCTGAACCACAGGAAGCGCCACCTCCAATCCTATCTCCATCCCATGGACATTTTCAATATGTGGAAGGTAAATATATATTAGTAGAATTTGAAAGTTTTGTTTGAGAGAATGTAACTAATAGCTGGCCCAGTTGCTACATTTTTATAGGCCCAGCTGCTTCATCTCCAAGTGTTTTCCCTTTCAAACCTCCTATGAAGAAACCAACTTTACCTCATCTGGAGATGCCAAGGAACAGATCAAAGAGACAAGCACCAGTTACTCTGGCACCTAAGAATCAAGGTCTCTAAATTTTCTTAATCATCCTTAAATGGCAGAGAGTCTTTTTTGTACAGATGTAAATTTGTTGCTCTCTGTTGTTAATTATATAGGGTATGTTGCTGCTCCTGCTAGTGTACCCTATGAACCGCAAACAGAGTACCGAGTAACACCCAAGTTGGCACCATCCATAACACTTCATTCTCCTCCATATTATCAAGATCATCAAGGTAGATATTCTTCCTacattggaaaaatattttgagaaacagtaattttatcataacttggtAATGTTGGATTACAGGTCCTagcatttgaaaaataaattgaatgaatgattcaataatcggatgattacttccaaggggttgagcttaattggttaaaacactgggttctcactgtggagacccaagttcaattcccaatagggacatctgaagtgggattctaagttgtgactcttggccttccataggatggggaaggtcttgggtcaatctaatcaaacataataatattaataataataataattcaaagatatgtaatggggatggggccccctactgtgtccccactggttcatagctccagtcaaaagctattcaggcttcggccaattaccgataaaaaaataaaaataataataatcggatgattacattgaacgatgtacacgtatatatagaggttacaagacaatgttctataaatagaactagttgttaaagtgaaatcaaataagctaaaaagctaaatatagcttaaaaagctaaataataaaaaaactaacttaaaaagctaaatagctaaataagtcgacaactaagatgactgctaaaaatagaagatgactgctaaaaatagaagatattaatattattttaacaccctccctagTGGTCATCTTACTCAATACCCTACGAAAGACACTGCAGGTGTTATGATCACAAATGCATAGACCATCTGTTGCTACGAagaccctcccaggatctgcagaatgtaaatgaccaagagtaccaaaacCCATCCAAGCTAATGTAGCCTTCACACGCAAATTAGAGATCTAGCACACACGAATTACTGaagcctgaaaccatgattttgaggaaaaaattagcAAACCTTTTTGCAGAAGAGTATTGAGCATTGTTTGCTCCAACAACTCCTAAACAGACTGCAAGATACCACAGTTGCAAATGTTCGCCCTGACAGGTGCAACCCAAATtgactgcaacaaagcacgatttttgaGGGAAAAACCGTCAAACCTTGAAATAGGAACGCTCGAAAAGAGAATTtatgattttgaggagaaaattgaaaaaccaagaagtttgaggttacaaatcatcgtttttgtggaaaaaaacattaaaacccagataactaaaatcttacgcgaatatcgcagattacagatgagataatttttaagggaaaattataaactctgcgaacaatttttgaagaaaaaatcgtgaaaaccctcccatgattttttgtggaaaaaatcagaaaaccgatagacaatttttcaagaaaaaatcgtgaaaactcTGGGACTTGAAAGACGAGGTCTAGCCTAAATCAATCTGAGAAAGGTAAcaatattcagatatcgtgaacatgcgctgtttccaggtgttgtagttgaggccactgaacttttgactgtgttccaacatgatgttggtcaaagatgccatcacaaaaatcgaggttgaacgaggtcaaccgagtgaaagcaagagacaaaagaatcggatttaaaaaaaaatcaaaatagaagcagctgttgaaaaaactgaaaccctagAGGAGAATTCTGGCTCAAATTCCAAGGCACCAATTTCGAGGTTTGGAaaaaacccaaaaattaaaattttctacaaacttaaaacctgaaatttttcttgaaaataatcagaaaaaaataataatttgcagaaaataaaaaaatacctctgATTTTTTTTGTAAGAGAAacagaaaaatatagaaaaaaattttcaaaaaaaaaataggggCAGAAACCCTAGGTCAAATGTACAGCATTAACAGTGCCCAGAAGACACCAAAATTCCCGACGTCTACAGAATTAGCAGAAATCGCGGACAGTTTTAAATTCCAAGGTAAATTcgctggcacaaaatttgaggcacggAAAATGAGGCACCCAAAAAATATGAGACCAACCTAAAaaactctcgaaaaacccaccaagaatcagAAATCAAAATGCAGATCTAACAGCTCAAAATTCGAGGCACGGAATACGATGCACCCAAAAAAATATGACGATGACCCAGTTGGGGTCTCggaaaacccaccaagaatttgcaaccagaataaaatttcgacttgaattgAAGgttcaaaaccctagtcgaaaattgcagaaactctaggaaaattttcaacttgcaaaaaaaaaaaaccgcccaggaagagaaaaagagcctgcttttttttaaaaaaaaaaacagttttaaaaaaacctcttcaataaatttgaaaaattttaataacaaaaactttcaaaatttttaatttccatgctctgctaccatgaaaaataaattgaatgaatgattcaataatcggatgattacattgaacgatatacacacgtatatatagaggttacaagacgatgttctataaatagaactagtcgttaaagtgaaatcaaataagctagaaagctaaatatagcttaaaaggctaaataataaaaagctaacttaacaagctaaataagtcaactaaaaagctaaatagctaaataagtcgacaactaagatgactgctaaaaatagaagatgaccattatagaagatattaatattattttaacaacatTTCCCCTTTTGATCCATACCAGATGAAACCAAGATTTCCTGAGGGCAACCAACCCTGGAAAAGTTTGAGACATGTGCCAGTGAGAACATTACCTGTGGCTCAAGGTCTGCTTATGGTTTCTTCTTAATATTTGAGCTAGAAATACACATAAATTATACTTTATGATTGGCAAATTGGTTGCCTTTGGTAGGGTCTGTGTCTTTTCCTCCGATTGCTCCTCCACCTGATCAACCCATAGGGAACTCAAGGAATACATTCACACCATCAATAATAATTTCTTCCCCATCACCTTATTCAGGAGTAAAAGGTAGATATGCTTTCTTTCCACAATCCTGAACTTTTTTCTATGGAGAATATTGTCATATTTTTTACTAATATGGCACTGCTCATTTATCTTTAGGGCATGTAACTTCTCCAAGCAATGAACATTACAGATCACCCTTGAAAAGGCCAGGAAAACTTTTAGCCCCATCACCAATTATAAGGTCACATTGGCATGCACTGACCATAATTCCACCTATAGATCAAGGTATCCGTTGCAAACATTCTTGATGTGGGTAGACATACATTTGATGCTTCTTTTTTTTGAAAGAGGTGAGTTTTTTACAGGGCATTTTTATACCCATCCTGCCCTTCCACCTGAACAACACAAAGGAAATAATGGTATTCTTCCATTCCttcattaaaaatattaacttCCCTTAACATTTTAAAAGAGATTAATGTAGGTATTCTACTTTTCTGCACTTTGTGAAGGGCTCCCATTAAGTTTTGCAGTGTCATTAATTCTAGCTATTGTTGAATGATTTCTTATATTTAGGACCCACAGCTTCTCCTCTAATCATTGCTTCCCAACCACCCCAGAAGCTGCAAAGTATAACTCGAACACTGCCTTCAAATAAAAGACCATGGAGGCATGCACCACTTGCAATTCCATCTGTTCATGAAGGTCTCTTAAAAAGTTTTATTTCTGGTTTCAATAGGTATATTCAATCTATGATTCTATGGATATTATTAAACTCTTGGTGCCTTTTTCCAGGATATATTCCTAGTCAATTTACTATTCCATCTGGACCCCCAAAAGTAATCTCAAGTGCTGCATCTGCACCACAGCTAATAGTTCCTACACCTCATAATTGGGTTGTGAAAGGTGTTTTTTTTTCTACTCTTTCTTTTTGATGGCAGCATCCAGAATTTTGGCAGTTctaaattttctattattttctTGTAGGGCCTGTTAGTTCTTCATCAAGTATTATTCCATCTCGAGCAGCCCAAAGGAAACCAAGCATCCCAGTAGCAGCACCACCAAACATAAGATTGCGGAATCATGCCCCAGTTACAAGTCTACCTATATTTCAAGGTCTATTCATGATTCCTTTGTATCTAGGATAGACTTGATTAATGTTACACTATAACTTATTGGATCATTGGTTGCTCTTGCAGGGCCTGTttcttcaccagtcaaatctctGCATCCCTCATCCTCTGCAAACTTTATAACTCCAACAGTCTCACCAACAATTATATCTCCTTTCTCTACACATCGATTACGGAAGCATGCACCAGTTGGAAGCCCACTAATTCAAGGTCtcctcttgattccattttctgTTTCTAAAATTATACTTACCTTACTCTAGAAGTCACTGGATTGTTAGTTGTTTTTTGCAGGGTCAATTCATTCTCCTGTTAGATCTACACATCCATCATCTCCTGGAAACTTGAGAACTCCAACATTGTCACCATCAATCATATTTCCTTCGCATAATCGATCAGAGAAGCATGCACCAGTTGCAACCACACCTATGATTCAAGGTCTCTTCTTGGTTTCATTTTCTGTTTCTAAAATTTTACTCATATTACTTCCCAGTTCACCAGATTGTGAGTTGCTTTTGCAGGGTCTGTTAATTCTCCAGTTAAATCTCCACATCCTTCATCCTCTGGAAACTTGAGAACTCCAACAGTCTCACCATCAATTATATTTCCTTCGCATAATCGATCACAGAAGCATACACCAGTTGCAACACCACCTATGATTCAAGGTCTCTTCCCGGTTTCATTTTCGTTTTCTAAAATTTTACTCGTATTACTTCACAATTTACCAGATTGTGAGTTGCTTTTGCAGGGTCTGTTAATTCTCCAGTTAAATCTCCACATCCTTCATCCTCTGGAAACTTGAGAACTCCAACAGTCTCACCATCAATTATATTTCCTTCGCATAATCGATCACAGAAGCATACACCAGTTGCAGCACCACCTATGATTCAAGGTCTCTTCCTGGTTTCATTTTCGTTTTCTAAAATTTTACTCGTATTACTTCACAATTTACTAGATTGTGAGTTGCTTTTGCAGGGTCTGTTGATTCTCCAGGTAAATCTCCATATCCTTCATCCTCTGGAAATTTGAGAACTCCAACAGTGTCACCAACAATAATATTTCCTTTACATAATCGCTCAGGGAAGCATGCACCAGTGGCAACTCCACCTATGATTCAAGGTCTCTTCTTGGTTTCATTTTCTGTTTCTAAAATTTTACTCATATTACTTCACAATTTACCAGTTTGTTAGTTGCTTTTGTAGGGTCTGTTAGTTCTCCAGTTAAATCTCCACATCCTTCATCCTCTGGAAACTTTAGAACTGTAACAGTCTCACCATCAATTATATTTCCTTCTTCTCCACATAATCAATCACGGAAGCATGCACCAGTTGCAAGCCCACATATAATTCAAGGTCTCTTGGTTTCATTTTCTGTTTTTCTAAAATTATCCTCATATTACTTCATACATCAATAGATTGTTAGTTGCTTTTGCAGGGCCTGCTCATTCACCAGTTAAATCTCCACATCATCTATCACAAAATCATACAACAGTTGGAAGCTCACCTGTGATTCAAGGTCTCCTCTTTATTCCATTTGCTGTTTCTCACATTATACGCACTTTACAAGTGACTTGATTGTTAGTTACTTTTACAGGGCCTGTGTATCCTCCAGAAAAATCTCCATATCTGCCTTCCTCCGGAAACTTAAGAACTCCGACTGCCTCGCCGCCAATTGTAATTCCTTCAGCTCCACATCATCAATCATGGAAGCATGCAGCAGTTGCAAGCCCGCCTACAAGTAAAGGTCCGTTCATGATTCCATCTTTTATTGCGAGAGTAATACTCATCTTATTTTAGTAGTCACTCAATTGATGGGTGCTTTTGCAGGGGTTATCAATTCTCCAGCTATATCTCCACATCCTTCCGCTCCAAATAAGCAATCACAAAATCGTACACCAGTTGGAAGCCTACCCTTCATTCAAGGTCATTTCTCTGTTCCATATTTGGTCTCTCAAATTATACTTTCTTTGCTTCACAAGTGACTGGATTGTTATTTGTTTTGCAGGGCCTGTTTATTCTCCAGAAAATCCTCCAGATCAGCCATCTTCTGGAAACTTAAGAACTCCAACAGCCTCGCCATCAATTGTAATTCCTTCCCCTCCACATCATCGATCATGGAAGCAAGCACCATTTGCAAGCCCGCCTATGAGTAAAGGTCTATTCATGGTTCTGTCTTTGGTCGCTTGAATAATATTATAGTACTCATCTTATTTTAGGAGTCACTCAATTGTTAGTTGCTTTTGCAGGGCTTATCAATTCTCCAGCTAAATCTCCACATCCGTCCACTCCAAAAAAGCAATCACTAAATCATACACCAGTTGGAAGCCTACCCTTCATTCAAGGTCATTTCTTTGTTCCACATTTGGTTTCTAAAATTATACTTTCTTTGCTTCACAAGTGACTGGATTGTTAGTTGCTTTTGCAGGGCCCGTGTATTCTCCAGAAAATTCTCCAGGTCAGCCATCTTCTGGAAATTTAAGATCTCCAACAGCCTCGCCGTCAATTGTAATTCCTTCCCCTCCACATCATCGATCATGGAAGCAAGCACCATTTGCAAGCCCGCCTACGAGTAAAGGTCTATTCATGGTTCTGTCTTTTGTCGATTGAATAATATTATAATACTCATCTTATTTTAAGAGTCACTCAATTGTTAGTTGCTTTTACAGGGCATATCAATTCTCCAGCTAAATCTCCATTTCCTTCCAGAGCACATCATCGATTGCAAAACCATACTCCAGTTGGAAGCCCATTTGTTTTTCATCGATCACCAAAGCATACACCAGTTGGGAGCCCACTTGCAATTCATCGATCACAAAAGCGTACACCAGCTGGAAGGCCACCCGTGATACAAGGTCCCTTATTTATTCAATTTTCAGTTTCTCTGCTTGTACTTACTTTACAAGTGACTGCATTGTTTGTTGCTTTTGCAGGGCCTGTGTATTCACCAGATAAATCTCCACATCTGCCATCCATTGGAAACTTAAGAACTCCAACAGGCTCACCGACAGTTGTAATTTCTTCCCCTCCACATCATCGATCATGGAGGCATGCACCAGTTGCAAGCCCGCCTACTAGTAAAGGTCTATTCATGGTTCCATCTTTTGTTGCTAGAATAATACTCATCTTATTTTGGGAGTCACTCAATTGTTAGTTGCTTCTGCAGGGCTTATTAATTCTCCAGCTATATCTCCACATCCTTCACCTCTACATCATCAATCACAAAAACATACACCAGTTGGAAGCCCATCCACGATTCAAGGTCTCTTCCTTACTCCATTTTCTGCTACTCAAAGTTTATTCACTTTACTTCACAAGTGATTGGATTGTTAGTTGCTTTTACAGGGCCCGTGTATTCTCCAGAAAAATCTCAATATCCACCATCCTCTGGAAACTTAAGAACTCCAACAGCctcaccatcaatgacaacccatccATATCATCAATCATGGAAGCATGCACCAGTTTCAAGCCCACCTACAAGTAAAGGCCTATTCACTGTTCTGTCCTTTGTTGCTAGAATAATACTCATCTTATTTTGGGAGTCACTCAATTGTCAGTTGCTTCTGCAGGGCTTATCAATTCTCCAGCTAAATCTCCACATCCTTCACCTCGACATCATCAATCACAAAAACATACACCAGTTGGAAGCCCATCCATGATTCAAGGTCTCTTCCTTACTCCATTTTCTGCTACTCAAATTTTACTCACTTTACTTCACAAGTGACTGGACTGTTAGTTGCTTTTACAGGGCCTGTGTATTCTCCAGAAAAATCTCAATCTCCACCATCCTCTGGAAACTTAAGAACTCCAACAGCCTCACCGTCAATGGCAACCCATCCATATCGTCAATCATGGAAGCATGCACCAGTTTCAAGCCCACCTACGAGTAAAGGCCAATTCATGGTTCTGTCTTTTGTTGCTAGAATGATAGTCATCTATTTTGAGGAGGCACTCAATTCTTTGTTGCTTTTGCAGGGCTTATCAATTCTCCAGCTGAATCTCCACATCCATCACCGTCAGGAAATTTGAGAATTCCAGCAGCCTCACCATTAAATAAATTTCCATTGTCTCCCCATCAAGCTCATGCAAAAGGTACATGTGTTCTATTCTTTCAGGTTTGTGAGGTCTATTATTTAACCGTATTCTATTAACTTACACTGATGATTGCCTATATATTGCATGTTAGGGTCCCCCACTTCTCCAAACATTTCCCCTACTCAACCGTCAAAGAAAAGACCAACAACACCTGTGGCACCACCGCCAATGATATTTCCTCCCCCGCCTCCTGGTCAAGGTGTGTGAAGTGGACAttatttcttgtttttctttaaAGATGGGTTTAGTTTCGGTTGAACTGTTTTGTGTATGAAAATTGCAAAATCTAAAATATTTTACTCTTTTAAACAAAGATAAACTGTTTGTCATTGGTAATGATCTATTTTGTGTATAGATTGTAGTTCAGTATCCTGTACTGCACCATACACTTCTACTCCTCCTGGTTCTCCATGCGGCTGTGTGAATCCTATGCAAATTGAGCTTGGGCTTGGTGTGGCACTCTATGCTTTTTTCCCACTAGTCTCGGAGCTCGCTTCACAGATAGCTGGAGGAACTTTCTTAAAACAAAGCCAAGTCAGGATTATGGGAGCAAATGCATACAGTCAAGATGAGGAAAAGACAATTGTGGATATTGATCTGGTGCCACTTGGAGAAAATTTTGATAATACAACCGCCTTGCTTATTTTTGAAAGATTTTGGCAAAAGAAAGTTATGATTAATGAGACCCTTTTTGGTGATTACTGGGTAATCTTTATCAATTACCCTGGTATGTACCTTTTGTTATGCAAGATCTAACAGTTTTCATATTTTTTAAACAAGTGGTCTTCATGATGAGAATATATCTTTTTCAGGGCTCCCTAAATCACCACCTTCTGCATTTCCACATACAACTTACAATGGTGTGCCTAATTCAAGTAGCAATGGATCAAGCAAAAAAGATCCTCTTGGAGTTGATGTAAATAAACAGAGCGATAAAATGGGAGCTGGGACCATTGCAGTTGTTGCCTTGTCTTCTGCAATTGCCATGATCATATGCCTTGGAACAGTTTGGATCATTATCTTGAAATGTAGAAATCAGAACAGGCCAACTTTGGCTGTTGTTGAGCCCACCCATGTACCATCCAGTACAAAAAGATCAGGTATCTATCCAATCACActatatttttcaaatattcctgTGCTGGAATAGGGAAGTTTTTGGTCAATCTCAAGCGCTGAGAGGCATTGCTTTCATATTTGGTCAACTATCATCTTAAGTTTTTGTCATTCTTATTTCTTTCTTCCTCCTTGCACTTGAAAAGCAACAGGTGGTGGTTCCATCCTGTCAGGAAGCATGGAAAGTTCCACATCAATGTCATTTGTTTCAAGTATGGCTACCTATACAGGATCTGCTAAAACATTCACTTCAGCTGAGATTGAAAAGGCCACAGATAGATTCAATCCTCAAAAAATTCTTGGAGAAGGAGGCTTTGGACGTGTTTATCAAGGATTATTGGAAGATGGGACAAAAGTGGCTGTAAAGGTTCTTACTAGAGATGATCAACAAGGAGGGCGTGAGTTCATAGCTGAAGTTGAAATGCTAAGTCGTTTGCATCACCGAAACCTGGTTAAGCTGATTGGTATCTGTACTGAAGAGCATAATCGTTGTTTGGTCTATGAGCTTATTCCCAATGGCAGTGTGGAATCGCATCTTCATGGTATAGTATTTCCTGTATAATGTACTATTTCTTGAGACTATAGTACgataaaaatcaacaaagtatCTTTACATATTTTAGGTTTAGAAGTGAAACATTGGGTGTGGGTTGAATTTCATTTCTACATTGTGGCCATTTGTATGGATTCATGTGCTAGCTGTTTGACTGCTAACATGCCACAATATCATTTTCTAGCTTAATAGACTTCAATGTTTCAGGTCTGGACAAAGAAATTGCTCCTCTCGACTGGGATGCCCGTATAAAGATAGCTCTTGGTGCAGCTAGAGGGCTTGCTTATCTCCATGAAGATTCAAGTCCTCGTGTTATACATCGTGATTTTAAGGCTAGCAACATTTTACTTGAGGATGATTTTACCCCTAAAGTAGCAGATTTTGGGCTGGCAAAATCAGCCTCTGAAGAAGTTAGTGGACACATCTCAACAAGAGTCATGGGGACATTCGGGTATGTAATGTAGATGCTTGATACTGCAAATTATATCTCCGCTATTTCTTGAATTCACCTATCTTTGGTGAAAGCAATTTCATTCATTTGTTTATTAACCATAAGTGGAGACAAGTACTACTCTTTCTTGGTATGCAGTTGCATTTTACAGGAGCTCAAATCATCTCCTGAAGGGAAATGtttctcttttggcatcattttccttttgatattatacatattgattttttatattttcccGAAATTGTTAAAACCTTTGTTAATTTCGTTGTTCCCATTGTGTCACTCATTTCTCTATACCTTGAATGCTGGACATACAATTTGCTTTCATTTCTCAGTTGTTTTActaattcatcttttgtgttttaGAGGATCAGAATTGgtctcttctatatatatatatgcttttttAAGATTCATGCAAAGCTGGATTTAATTCTTTATATATAATTTCTGCAGGTATGTTGCTCCTGAATATGCAATGACTGGGCATTTGCTTGTGAAGAGTGATGTGTACAGCTACGGGGTAGTGTTACTGGAGTTACTTTCTGGAAGGAAGCCAGTTGACATGTCTCAACCACCTGGGCAGGAAAATCTTGTTACATGGGCCCGGCCCCTTCTTACAAGCAAAGAAGGCCTAGAAACTTTGGTGGACCCAGCTTTGGGGGGCAATCTTCCTTTTGACAACATTGCAAGAGTTGCAGCCATTGCATCCATGTGTGTCCAGCCTGACCATTCTCATCGACCATTCATGGGTGAAGTTGTACAAGCATTAAAGCTT contains:
- the LOC131045786 gene encoding uncharacterized protein LOC131045786 isoform X24, whose translation is MWQRVGFLLFLLFFSSPAYDVKKFQFVEDDLHNTSAQYYDQVSSCYRKGNPDKCKSFTVRSEIQRLRQILYTHSNRAASGGFRSPSSLCSGNVVLSSSTNLTSYNLVPSANALSSVVESPSVFSNKLQLKRQNWLFSLPLVHIPRRYLLAAPSLPVEPSMNPHTPNHIFRRPEMDNIPPLFSVATHYGQPQYLSPSGSYENQHFIRISSPSSGLSSIIYSPTISDGQEAPGSHMNKIQHLKAAPPLFPSSWPYTQPPLVSRQNLKHQMHQSAFHPVMPNPANPSSKWLSPSFFGAPSEVRPPVSHSWTSATPSGPVVSAPSTYGLGRSQDQPSMPGTALPRNMANRQAPVAMPPMSFSSPPNLFPSEPPMEKSKAPEVVPFTKFSPLGNKHDLKEPSVSPITSPNESPWKNARIPVTALVHKSSSSHAPASGQGYVSSPQISPAFVPSLKVVGYPPPIDLPSEPQEAPPPILSPSHGHFQYVEGPAASSPSVFPFKPPMKKPTLPHLEMPRNRSKRQAPVTLAPKNQGYIPSQFTIPSGPPKVISSAASAPQLIVPTPHNWVVKGPVSSSSSIIPSRAAQRKPSIPVAAPPNIRLRNHAPVTSLPIFQGPVSSPVKSLHPSSSANFITPTVSPTIISPFSTHRLRKHAPVGSPLIQGSIHSPVRSTHPSSPGNLRTPTLSPSIIFPSHNRSEKHAPVATTPMIQGSVNSPVKSPHPSSSGNLRTPTVSPSIIFPSHNRSQKHTPVATPPMIQGSVNSPVKSPHPSSSGNLRTPTVSPSIIFPSHNRSQKHTPVAAPPMIQGSVDSPGKSPYPSSSGNLRTPTVSPTIIFPLHNRSGKHAPVATPPMIQGSVSSPVKSPHPSSSGNFRTVTVSPSIIFPSSPHNQSRKHAPVASPHIIQGPAHSPVKSPHHLSQNHTTVGSSPVIQGPVYPPEKSPYLPSSGNLRTPTASPPIVIPSAPHHQSWKHAAVASPPTSKGVINSPAISPHPSAPNKQSQNRTPVGSLPFIQGPVYSPENPPDQPSSGNLRTPTASPSIVIPSPPHHRSWKQAPFASPPMSKGLINSPAKSPHPSTPKKQSLNHTPVGSLPFIQGPVYSPENSPGQPSSGNLRSPTASPSIVIPSPPHHRSWKQAPFASPPTSKGHINSPAKSPFPSRAHHRLQNHTPVGSPFVFHRSPKHTPVGSPLAIHRSQKRTPAGRPPVIQGPVYSPDKSPHLPSIGNLRTPTGSPTVVISSPPHHRSWRHAPVASPPTSKGLINSPAISPHPSPLHHQSQKHTPVGSPSTIQGPVYSPEKSQYPPSSGNLRTPTASPSMTTHPYHQSWKHAPVSSPPTRLINSPAKSPHPSPRHHQSQKHTPVGSPSMIQGPVYSPEKSQSPPSSGNLRTPTASPSMATHPYRQSWKHAPVSSPPTRLINSPAESPHPSPSGNLRIPAASPLNKFPLSPHQAHAKGSPTSPNISPTQPSKKRPTTPVAPPPMIFPPPPPGQDCSSVSCTAPYTSTPPGSPCGCVNPMQIELGLGVALYAFFPLVSELASQIAGGTFLKQSQVRIMGANAYSQDEEKTIVDIDLVPLGENFDNTTALLIFERFWQKKVMINETLFGDYWVIFINYPGLPKSPPSAFPHTTYNGVPNSSSNGSSKKDPLGVDVNKQSDKMGAGTIAVVALSSAIAMIICLGTVWIIILKCRNQNRPTLAVVEPTHVPSSTKRSATGGGSILSGSMESSTSMSFVSSMATYTGSAKTFTSAEIEKATDRFNPQKILGEGGFGRVYQGLLEDGTKVAVKVLTRDDQQGGREFIAEVEMLSRLHHRNLVKLIGICTEEHNRCLVYELIPNGSVESHLHGLDKEIAPLDWDARIKIALGAARGLAYLHEDSSPRVIHRDFKASNILLEDDFTPKVADFGLAKSASEEVSGHISTRVMGTFGYVAPEYAMTGHLLVKSDVYSYGVVLLELLSGRKPVDMSQPPGQENLVTWARPLLTSKEGLETLVDPALGGNLPFDNIARVAAIASMCVQPDHSHRPFMGEVVQALKLVYNDSDASNAGGSGSFSRGESSAHDTEVKDSSSQPWHHSMQYVPDSTSFVTIDYDSGPLETQGLEVERPLSASALMSNSGRLIRQLSGSFRRHSSSGPLRTNRSKESWYGIRDPERGSISEHGVKRHFDRGSDGDVHELWP